The Panthera leo isolate Ple1 chromosome D4, P.leo_Ple1_pat1.1, whole genome shotgun sequence nucleotide sequence AGATAAAATTTTCTGACAAACTTCCTataatctttttattaatttacactGAGAGAATATAGCACCTTTCATCCAAGGAACTGAAGGTGCTTTACAaacattagcatttaaaaaacaattacaatgAAAAATCTGGATTCGTGCTGTTAAATCTCTTCGACTCCAGATACACAATTTTCTGGAGGCTGATGGAAAGCAATTCTATTTCTGACAACGAAAAAGGCTCAGAAAGAGTTCAGATTTGCTTTCACAATACAGGCATTTCCAAAACCTGGTGCTGGGCTCACAAAGCAAAAACACACAAATCTTAATGCAATGAACAGTATTTCAAACcttatttcaaaagcaaaaccCAGGGTTTAAGACGTCACAATCTTCCAACAGTTCTAGTCATCCGGACGGAGTAGGAGCTGATGCATGTTGCATATGAGATGTGCTCTTGATCCAGGCTTTTTACGTTCACAGccaaatgaacacatttaaagTGGTGACATGTTTCAGAAAAAAGCATTAACCTATAAAGAGCTAGCCAAGAGCGTatcaggaagaggggaaagggagtCATTGGCAATTAAAAGTAGACAGTTCTCACTAGAGCCTAGGACACTTTATTAGAAACCAAGTATTAtcatcagcaaataaaaatagttatcaCCCCCATTAATACAACATAAAGGATTTTACATTCAGCCTAGATACAGGGAGTAACAGATCCTCCTGCCTACAAATCTATGACTTGCAAGTATCTTCCACTACATGATTACTCTATATCGTACATAGCCCTTATTTAGTAGAGGGATCCAAATATTCCTTTTAGGCTTACAAAGTCCAATacattcactctctcttccctttacATGTCTAAtagtaaaaactattttttttcatgcaaaaaAGCCGTTATTcagctgaagagaaaaaaatcagacaaaatagagATGGCAATTAAGGAATGGACAGATTATTATTGGCACATGCCCAACTAGTGACAAACAAATGCAGTACaccatgacttaaaaataaaggtCACATTACAGGGATAACTAAAACAACTACATCAATCTGAGCTAGGGAGTGTCAAATGGGAAGGGAGGGCTGAGGTTACCGATTTTATTGATACAACTTCAAAGCAGAGGAGCAAGCACTTAAATACAATTTatggtaacagaaaaaaatactgcagAGAGCTGTTCAAAGACCACACCAAGTTGTCTGTATCATTAATTTCCAGTGTTTCACAATTAGTAAAATACATAGCTACATATCCCTGTAAGATAAAAATACCTTTCCCCCTGAATTACACTGGGGTCAGGGCAGTAACACAAAGCTACTGACCCAACAGTTCAAGTGTGTGCAGCAAATGTCTGAGCCACTTCTTTCATATAGCTATACAATTAGAAACTAAACAAGGAGCTAGGTggttgtggaaaaaaaaacaaaaaacaaaacattattgtgctcatttaataaaaaagaaaaaaaaaaaaccctgatgaaaaattatgtgccaagaAGCTTAGACTATAAagattttttattgcatttttaggTAACCTGGAAGTTCTTATCCTGAAGGGGAAAAGTTGGTTTTCAAAACTACCTGAACAGATACTAAAGTGCTTTATTAACTGGCTGGCTTCACAAAGATTTCCTGGAATGacaaaaattaattatagtaGTAAAGGGATACCAACTATTTCACAAAATAGTAAATTCCGACATCACTTATGACCAGAGTCATAAGAGACACTGGAACACTTGTCCTTATTAAGTGGACAGTTgcatataaagaactgatcatcACACCCTTTGGATATTCAAATTACTTACACAAAGCCGAAACATGGTATCACAGACCTTTACAAAAAAAGGACAATTTGTTTCTTcctacacttttttaaattttgcttccaATTACAGTTCACAAATACAAGAGTCCTGACTTTTCAACCTTTCCAGTTGCagttaaaaaatgaacactttcTAAAAGTTAAGGTCAAGTGTTACAACAAGAGAAGAATGATTCCCATCGAAAAGTACACAGATTTTACTTAATGATACTCATGATAGTTTGTAAACTGGATCGATCACATTCTACTCAACTGGTATCAAATGAACACATCAGCATTACaagtattaaatgtttttctattactCTAGAGAATATAAACCAAAACATTAATATGGCAGTTATGTTCTTTAGGCAcagtttagtgatttttttttttttttaaataaatagtattgaATTTCAGTTGAAGTTTTAAACTCAATAACCAAAGGGTCAAGAACTCTGATTAGGAGGGGGGGGGAAAGAATAACTTTAAACTAACAATGTAAGCTGTTTAAAATTTCTAACACTTTAACCTATCTGGGTTTTATTTAAgagtactttattaaaaaatacaaggaatCTGAAAAAAGATCAATACAATTATCTTACTGTACAAAGTTGTATGCTGTAGCagttttaactaaaatttaaaaacacaacaagGAGGGCAGCCCTTTAGaccaatttattttatatccacTTAAAATATCATCCAACAAAGGACAATGACGTTTACATCTGGGACAGGTATACATAACTCGAGGCATCTGCAGTCCATCGTGCCCACTGAATAACAACTTTGCTGCTGAAATTTCTTAAAACTtaccaaactaaaacaaaaggcTGAATGATACAAAAGGAGGAGCATTTCGGTGTAGTCTGTTCTGtcaattggctttttaaaaagaggaaacacaTCCTGTTTCCCCCAGACCAGTAAATAAGCAAGAGCTACATGCAGCAGTGTGAGTATTAAGACATTTCTCAAGTCTTTTCAAATGAGTCCAAggtggggatgggatgggggagaAAATTGATAGAAAAACATTGCTATAGACACCGTAACAAACAAtaaatttagataatttaaaattaaaaaaaaaaaggcaagaggcaGCATTTCAGCAGCAAAGTGCTCGATAAAAAGTATATTGAAGAGGGTAATACACGAGAGTTGGGGTAAGAAGAGGGCAGAAAAATGGGTCAGCAGGATGGGCGAAGGCCTCAAAGGAAATACGGCGTCGTCGTTCTGGGAGGAATAACACGTTCTGAATCTGGAACTGCCCGGAATAACTTTGGTTCTCTTGTATTTACATCTTTGAAGACCATGATCGAAGCAATATTTCCACAACGATAGCAGTAATTAGGAGCTGACCATACTGTTACCAGCTTCTCATCAAACATAAATTTATAGCCTTCGTGCACTAGTTGGTGTGCTCTGCAGATGAGTTTTAAGTTGTTGATATGAACAAACTGCAATTTAGAAAGGTTTTGTTAAGTAACCagcacgttaaaaaaaaatcatgctacatcaataaaagaataatgtCTAATGAAGTATAAATCCTGTTACTACTAGAGTTCTCATGATTACAAAACCCATTCTACTAGTTACCCCCAAAATTCTAGTAAGTTACACACAAATACAGCTGCTTTGGCCTAAGTTATGGAAATCATCCAGTCACGTGATTACTTAGAAGTTTCTGGACAAAAAAAACATTCTATAAGTACTAGCAGATATGAAAAAAGTTTTTATGGTGTAATAATAAGTATATTGCTATTAATATCTATCATACTGAGGGTTTAGTATGATCCTTAAAAGAATTCTGAGATTTATCGTCCTTCTTTTGTAACttaacagaagctcagagaacataAATAACTTACTTCAATTATGCTGAACCCAGCTCTTTCATTCCATTATGCTGGATTACTTCCTTATATAAGCTCATCCCTACATGTGTATgtaatgtgtgtgtattttttttaactgaaaacagCCTAACCTCAAAAGTTGGCTTTTCACTATAaatacacatatcaaatcatcatgatgtacatctaaaactaatacaatgttagacgtcaattacatctcaattaaaaatatagtaaaaattgtTTACCTGTGTGTGTCTATCTTGCCCTTGCTATATTAACATTTAATTgcaatatttgaaagaaaagaaacatttattttatacatattaccAAGTGGATACTGAGGAAGACATGATAAGCTAGATGAGAAACAGACGATTGTTATCTATAGCCACATAGTTCTTTATGTAGTCTACTAGCAACCAACAAAccattttctcaaaaaaactGGCTTTACCTCATTTGTGACCTTTGCGCCAAAAAGCCAACCTGCTCCTCGGGGACTGATTGCCCAAGTATCCACATCTTCAGGATCTGACCAAACCAGATCACAAAATGCTCCTTTATGAGGAATTTCCTGATTCCGTTCAATGGTTCGAATTTGATCCAGTGTTTTGATATCAGGAGATAAACCACCATGAACACACAAAATCTGCTCATCTATTAACTAGCAAAAAGGATAACAGAGTTGAAAGTGTAATAATAAACCCAGTCATATCTAAATTCATCGATGAATGCTAATGATAACAATATAATTGAGATGGCAATTGGATGAAAGTATGCAAAGTGTTACTGGCAGGAAAATACTTAAGCTTTTACAAAGATTTCCATAAACTTACAGCTGCTACTGTGAGCATGTCGAAAACTTTGGTACAGTATCTCCAGGCATTAGCATTTCCATATTTGGTTTGGCACTCATCtatcaaagaaacagaagagttcTCATTAATGAAGTTCTGAATCTgctgataaaaataaagaatacttcCAATAATAAAGAAGTTTAGCTTAAACTAGGATGGCAAATTAGGACACTTATTGAGCCCTGGTAGGTCTTCCATGTAGAGCCATGAAGGAGACGAGTGTTTAACTAGTCTAAGAATGTGGTCCTGCTTTTCATTCGAGAAGCAGCCCTACAAAGCAGCTTAAATCAACATGCTATAATCAGGGAGAGCTAAATATTAAATTCACATAACCCCAAACAAATGCTTTTATCTAGTATGTTATTCACACTGGACAATTCTATCAAGCTGAGTAATTTCTTTAATGTGAAGACCTTATTCTCCTAGGGTAAACTAATTAGAGGACCCTTAATTACAGGAGCATGGGTAACTCCTATCTCAACATTTCTCAGGCCTAGATTGTCTCCTCTGAGATTTCTGCAAATCATGCAATGAAATACTTGAGCTTCAGTAAGTACACCTGCAGTCATCACTGGGAGACAGACTGCCAATCAGGTCCTTACATATTCCTAGCTGAACACTTTCTATGCTGTCTACAACAGTTAATAGGATATTCATCTCTTCTTTCAATTAATACCATGGAAGTTCTGttctttgacttcttccttaattttgaaaaaaaaaaaaaaaaagtaacatatcGTTATTACAATGATATAGAAGACTACAGGGTATGGTCCATCCTCATGATTCTCCAAATTACATGTCTGTGTGAAGCAGGATCCTCATGTAAAC carries:
- the PPP6C gene encoding serine/threonine-protein phosphatase 6 catalytic subunit translates to MAPLDLDKYVEIARLCKYLPENDLKRLCDYVCDLLLEESNVQPVSTPVTVCGDIHGQFYDLCELFRTGGQVPDTNYIFMGDFVDRGYYSLETFTYLLALKAKWPDRITLLRGNHESRQITQVYGFYDECQTKYGNANAWRYCTKVFDMLTVAALIDEQILCVHGGLSPDIKTLDQIRTIERNQEIPHKGAFCDLVWSDPEDVDTWAISPRGAGWLFGAKVTNEFVHINNLKLICRAHQLVHEGYKFMFDEKLVTVWSAPNYCYRCGNIASIMVFKDVNTREPKLFRAVPDSERVIPPRTTTPYFL